One region of Mycolicibacterium lutetiense genomic DNA includes:
- a CDS encoding serine/threonine-protein kinase, which produces MVENTPGVGSRFGKYELTALLGRGGMGEVYEAVDTDKGRTVALKILRAEFAHDEQFRTRFLRESQAAAGLEEPHVVPIHDWGEVDGNLYIDMRLVRGQTLHDLINTGPLEPRRAATIVEQIAAALDAAHARGLIHRDVKPQNIIVTSADFAYLLDFGIAQAQGDSGLTQADVRIGSFSYMAPERFGDGPCSPAADTYSLACVLYEALTADAPFPAHSHEQLIAAHLSTPPPRPSTAHSGIPTSLDTVIARGMAKEPDDRYGSAGALGRAAQRALHTTDEAIAAAAETMMAPYISPPLLAAPPVVGHIASGPVEPGPPPRQSLVPLAAVGLVAALLLGAVGLVIGLLLSKSPAPAVNSSPAQTSALTPPPSVTVAGPTVYKTVPASPTSTPSYTPTYTPTTTRNPETSSSAQLRQISLGDHTVVSTQGADRWVPQLSSKRPGVVDQGVVWDNALTLEEHLRLRQEYGAKLLWSGDWSTFDAPNFWVTIAPISYSEARGALAWCSDHGFDRNHCYAKLVSTTHAVAGSTAFN; this is translated from the coding sequence ATGGTCGAGAACACCCCGGGTGTGGGGAGCCGTTTCGGCAAGTACGAGCTGACTGCGCTGCTCGGCCGCGGCGGCATGGGCGAGGTGTACGAGGCTGTCGACACCGACAAGGGCCGGACCGTCGCGTTGAAGATCCTCCGCGCGGAGTTTGCGCACGACGAGCAGTTCCGGACCCGGTTCCTCCGCGAGTCACAGGCAGCGGCGGGTTTGGAGGAGCCCCATGTCGTGCCGATCCACGACTGGGGCGAGGTCGACGGGAACCTCTACATCGACATGCGCCTGGTCCGCGGTCAGACCCTGCACGACCTCATCAACACCGGCCCTCTCGAGCCGCGGCGCGCGGCAACCATCGTCGAGCAGATCGCCGCCGCGCTGGATGCCGCCCACGCTCGCGGGCTGATCCACCGCGACGTCAAGCCGCAGAACATCATCGTCACCTCTGCGGACTTCGCCTATCTGCTGGACTTCGGCATCGCTCAGGCCCAAGGCGATTCGGGCCTGACCCAGGCAGACGTGCGGATCGGCTCGTTCAGCTATATGGCACCGGAACGGTTCGGCGACGGGCCGTGCTCACCGGCCGCTGACACCTACTCGCTGGCCTGCGTGCTCTACGAGGCACTGACCGCCGATGCGCCATTCCCCGCCCACAGCCACGAACAGCTGATCGCGGCACACCTCTCGACCCCGCCACCACGGCCGAGTACGGCCCACTCGGGAATCCCGACGTCCCTCGACACCGTCATCGCGCGCGGCATGGCCAAGGAACCCGATGACCGCTACGGCAGTGCCGGCGCATTGGGTCGCGCCGCGCAACGCGCATTGCACACGACGGACGAGGCGATCGCGGCCGCCGCCGAAACCATGATGGCGCCGTATATTTCACCGCCCCTGCTCGCCGCACCTCCCGTCGTCGGGCACATCGCCTCCGGCCCCGTCGAACCCGGCCCGCCCCCGCGGCAATCACTGGTGCCGCTGGCGGCCGTCGGACTGGTGGCTGCGCTTCTGCTCGGCGCGGTGGGCCTCGTCATCGGTCTGCTGCTCTCGAAAAGCCCTGCACCGGCGGTCAACTCGTCACCAGCACAGACATCGGCACTCACGCCACCACCGAGTGTGACAGTCGCGGGGCCGACGGTGTACAAGACGGTGCCGGCATCCCCGACCTCCACACCGTCGTACACGCCGACGTACACACCGACGACAACCCGCAACCCGGAAACGTCGAGTTCTGCTCAACTACGCCAGATCTCGCTGGGAGACCACACCGTCGTGAGCACCCAGGGCGCCGATCGATGGGTGCCGCAGTTGAGTTCCAAGCGGCCGGGCGTCGTCGACCAAGGTGTGGTGTGGGACAACGCGTTGACGTTGGAGGAGCACCTGCGGCTGCGCCAGGAGTATGGCGCCAAGCTGCTGTGGTCAGGCGACTGGTCGACGTTCGACGCGCCCAACTTCTGGGTCACCATCGCGCCTATCTCCTATTCCGAGGCAAGGGGCGCGTTGGCCTGGTGCAGCGACCACGGTTTCGATCGGAATCACTGCTACGCGAAGCTGGTCAGCACGACGCACGCCGTGGCCGGCAGCACCGCGTTCAACTGA
- a CDS encoding peptidoglycan-binding domain-containing protein, translating into MSDQTIKLGSTGEAVVKAQRELMLRYYLPPGSDDGTFGPITRNRALRYQLDRADHEYQSLSFPLDVDGVVGTKTWARLAPAVVKRNDEGDSVRLAQEILKHYGRTAYDPGTVDGKFGDSTETAVTNFQRDHSEPDGRPLDVDGIVGPRTWRALWS; encoded by the coding sequence ATGAGCGACCAGACCATCAAACTCGGTTCGACGGGCGAGGCAGTCGTGAAGGCGCAACGCGAGCTCATGCTGCGCTACTACCTCCCGCCGGGAAGCGATGACGGTACATTCGGCCCGATCACCCGGAACCGGGCGCTGCGATATCAGCTGGACCGCGCCGATCACGAATACCAGTCGCTGTCGTTCCCGCTCGACGTCGACGGGGTGGTCGGCACGAAGACCTGGGCGCGGCTCGCACCTGCTGTGGTCAAGCGGAACGACGAAGGGGATTCGGTCCGGTTGGCCCAGGAGATCCTCAAGCATTACGGACGCACCGCGTACGACCCGGGAACCGTCGACGGGAAGTTCGGCGATTCGACCGAGACCGCCGTCACCAACTTTCAGCGGGACCACTCCGAGCCGGACGGCAGGCCCCTCGATGTGGACGGCATCGTCGGACCGAGGACCTGGCGCGCGCTCTGGAGTTGA